A genome region from Nicotiana tabacum cultivar K326 chromosome 13, ASM71507v2, whole genome shotgun sequence includes the following:
- the LOC107807655 gene encoding putative cysteine protease RD19D: MYMGVKVVDRATSLLGQGHAPPLEVKGLPESFDWREKGAVTEVKMQGTCGSCWAFSTTGSIEGANFIATGKLLNLSEQQLVDCDHTCDIKDKKACDSGCSGGLMTNAYKYLIEAGGIEEEDSYPYTGKRGDCKFNPDKVAVKVSNFTNIPIDEQQIAAYLVNHGPLAVGLNAVFMQTYIGGVSCPLICGKRWINHGVLLVGYGSKGFSILRLSNQPYWIIKNSWGKRWGEQGYYKLCRGHGMCGMNTMVSAVMTQTS; the protein is encoded by the exons ATGTATATGGGCGTTAAAGTTGTTGACCGGGCGACTTCCTTGTTGGGGCAGGGACACGCTCCGCCGCTGGAAGTGAAGGGATTGCCGGAGAGTTTTGATTGGAGAGAGAAAGGTGCTGTAACTGAGGTCAAGATGCAG GGGACTTGCGGATCATGCTGGGCGTTTAGCACGACTGGATCCATTGAAGGAGCCAACTTCATTGCTACCGGCAAGCTTCTTAATCTTAGTGAACAACAACTTGTAGATTGTGATCACACG TGTGACATAAAGGACAAAAAAGCTTGTGATTCTGGATGCTCGGGAGGCCTAATGACGAATGCTTACAAGTACTTAATTGAGGCAGGAGGAATAGAAGAGGAAGATTCATATCCATATACTGGTAAACGCGGCGACTGCAAGTTTAATCCAGACAAAGTCGCTGTAAAAGTTTCGAACTTCACCAATATTCCCATCGATGAGCAACAAATCGCTGCTTATTTAGTCAATCATGGACCACTCGCAG TCGGGTTGAACGCTGTGTTTATGCAAACGTACATCGGAGGTGTATCGTGTCCGCTAATATGTGGAAAGAGGTGGATAAACCACGGAGTTTTGCTAGTTGGTTATGGCTCGAAGGGGTTCTCGATTTTGAGATTGAGCAACCAGCCATATTGGATCATAAAGAACTCGTGGGGAAAGCGATGGGGCGAACAAGGCTACTACAAGCTTTGTAGAGGACATGGCATGTGTGGAATGAACACAATGGTTTCAGCTGTAATGACCCAAACCTCCTAA